One window of the Salvia miltiorrhiza cultivar Shanhuang (shh) chromosome 6, IMPLAD_Smil_shh, whole genome shotgun sequence genome contains the following:
- the LOC130988550 gene encoding uncharacterized protein LOC130988550 has translation MKFKPPSKRKKIDPSISSSSSLCSPGLPLTESRDAELNTMRKSMVHEAQNANVSLRIQQARNYAVSQAQQDGCTGNFRVFDSPFGNYLVPVIPTRAELGG, from the exons ATGAAATTTAAGCCTCCGTCGAAGCGGAAGAAAATCGACCCTTCAATTTCTTCCAG CTCATCTCTGTGTAGTCCTGGTCTCCCATTAACCGAAAGTAGAGATGCTGAATTGAATACAATGAGGAAATCCATG GTTCACGAGGCTCAAAATGCCAATGTCAGTCTAAGGATTCAACAAGCAAGGAATTATGCAGTTTCCCAGGCGCAGCAAGATGGTTGCACTGGAAACTTTAGAGTATTCGACTCGCCATTTGGGAATTATCTCGTTCCTGTGATTCCAACTCGTGCAGAACTTGGTGGATGA
- the LOC130990469 gene encoding uncharacterized protein LOC130990469: MGSTEKESLWDVLHFIALKNKDSCLCILGDFNAVRDPGERVGKGVVFNQADARFFYAFIRQSNLLEIRTQGRKFTWYQPSGGCKSKLDRFLVNERWMQEWPDTVGRGLQRSVSDHCPIFLTTKTKNWGPKPFRFLNSWLSHPDFSELVRKTWDEAKIEGWSCFVFKEKLKLIKFALKEWNLRIYGNIEHGLTELKDELQELDIIDDTFGLDESETIRRNELRAKIILKSKEKCSLLQQKAKVKWVKEGDLDTSFYHKAIVGRRKKNEIAGLTDEGSWIEDPKIIKEKVKTFFENHFKKTPRVLPTLPGDFTAQKISTASNAELIKPFSEAEIKEAIWSCDGDKSPGPDGFNFNLYKVIAKVLANRMKKVMDSVTSAIAEASKKRKGRIIFKVDFAKAYDSVEWDFLDLMLERMNFEPLWRKWIRGCISSATTNILVNGSPSGERRGSMHSLISRAVEKELIQPAKVGNDNITISHLQYADETVFLMEDEERNAVAIKRILRVFQLLSGLAVNFKKYCLFGVGVEDGKIERMAAVLGCDVGSLPFNYLSIKVGSKGKKVADWNYLVEKLSFTYLPKSTVSSLNALLGNFLWGGGASKSVIAWVKWKVLCASKVEGGLGLKNIEWFNQALVVKWLWRYLIGRDLLWARIVRSIYGEVEWGETGLESVGKGRFREGWWPKIVSAAGGASDNWFFQNLKPKVGDGKLFKFWSHWWVGQKPLKFSFPRLYQLSVNKEAAICEVGKWTDTGWCWELRWRRELFERERKGVSELVSLVSGIKLCAGNKDGWTWKGDTGRGFSTKSAYEVIKEQANETTEVVEEIDTSMKNMSVSCSGGGATARRLDPALCAGAANRDVAWINEDRDLV, from the exons ATGGGAAGCACCGAGAAGGAGTCTTTGTGGGATGTATTACATTTCATTGCTCTTAAAAACAAAGACTCATGCCTGTGTATTCTTGGCGACTTCAATGCAGTGCGTGATCCGGGAGAAAGGGTGGGGAAAGGTGTTGTCTTCAACCAAGCAGATGCAAGGTTTTTTTACGCTTTCATTCGGCAAAGTAATCTGCTGGAAATCAGAACACAAGGGAGAAAGTTTACGTGGTATCAACCTAGTGGTGGATGCAAGAGCAAACTGGACAGATTTTTGGTCAACGAGAGATGGATGCAGGAATGGCCGGACACAGTCGGAAGGGGGCTCCAGAGATCAGTGTCGGACCATTGCCCGATTTTCTTGACTACAAAAACTAAGAATTGGGGACCcaaaccttttaggttcctCAACTCTTGGCTCTCCCACCCAGATTTTAGTGAGTTGGTAAGGAAAACTTGGGATGAAGCTAAGATTGAAGGATGGAGCTGCTTTGTGttcaaagagaaattgaaattgattAAGTTTGCTTTGAAAGAGTGGAATCTGAGGATTTATGGCAACATTGAGCACGGCTTGACAGAGCTTAAGGATGAACTACAGGAGCTTGACATTATTGATGACACCTTTGGTCTTGATGAGAGCGAGACAATCAGGAGGAATGAATTGCGAGCAAAGATTATCCTTAAATCCAAGGAAAAATGTAGTCTTCTCCAACAAAAGGCGAAAGTCAAATGGGTTAAGGAGGGCGATCTGGATACTAGTTTTTACCACAAAgcaattgttgggagaagaaagaagaatgaaattgcAGGGCTTACTGATGAGGGTAGCTGGATCGAGGATCCAAAGATTATTAAGGAGAAGGTCAAAACGTTCTTCGAGAATCACTTCAAGAAGACGCCGCGCGTCCTACCTACGCTACCGGGAGATTTCACTGCTCAAAAAATTTCTACAGCAAGTAATGCGGAGCTGATCAAACCCTTTTCGGAAGCAGAAATTAAAGAGGCCATTTGGAGCTGTGACGGTGACAAGAGCCCGGGACCAGATGGCTTTAACTTCAA CCTCTATAAAGTCATTGCGAAGGTTCTGGCGAATAGGATGAAAAAGGTTATGGATTCAGTTACTTCGG CAATTGCGGAGGCTTCGAAGAAGAGAAAGGGGAGGATTATCTTTAAGGTGGACTTCGCGAAAGCCTACGACTCCGTCGAGTGGGATTTTTTGGATTTAATGCTTGAAAGAATGAATTTTGAGCCATTATGGAGAAAATGGATCCGAGGTTGTATCTCCTCGGCGACGACGAATATTTTGGTGAATGGCTCCCCATCTGGTGAG CGGAGGGGCTCCATGCACTCTTTGATTTCGAGAGCTGTAGAGAAGGAGCTGATTCAGCCGGCTAAGGTGGGAAATGACAACATTACAATTTCGCATCTCCAATATGCCGATGAAACGGTCTTCTTGATGGAGGATGAAGAAAGGAATGCAGTGGCAATTAAAAGGATTCTCAGAGTGTTTCAGCTACTGTCAGGGCTTgccgtgaattttaaaaaatattgtctCTTCGGAGTCGGGGTCGAGGATGGTAAGATTGAGAGGATGGCGGCTGTTTTAGGATGTGATGTTGGCTCCTTACCTTTCAATTATCTCAGTATTAAAGTGGGCAGCAAGGGCAAAAAGGTCGCTGATTGGAACTATTTGGTTGAgaag CTCTCTTTTACATATTTACCAAAATCAACTGTGAGTTCTTTAAATGCTTTACTTGGtaattttctgtggggagggggtgCTAGTAAAAGTGTGATTGCTTGGGTGAAGTGGAAGGTGCTTTGTGCTTCAAAAGTAGAAGGAGGCTTGgggcttaaaaatattgagtggtttaatcaggCACTTGTTGTTAAATGGTTGTGGCGGTACCTTATAGGAAGGGACCTTCTTTGGGCTAGaattgttaggtccatttaTGGTGAGGTCGAGTGGGGAGAGACAGGTCTGGAAAGCGTGGGGAAAGGTAGATTTAGAGAGGGGTGGTGGCCGAAGATTGTTTCTGCGGCGGGTGGTGCGAGCGATAATTggttttttcaaaatttgaagccaaaggtggGGGATGGGAAGCTCTTTAAATTTTGGAGTCATTGGTGGGTTGGTCAAAAGCCTTTGAAGTTTTCTTTTCCTAGACTTTATCAGTTGAGTGTGAACAAAGAAGCTGCAATTTGTGAAGTTGGGAAATGGACCGATACAGGCTGGTGTTGGGAAttgaggtggagaagagagttgtttgagagagaaaggaaaggaGTCTCGGAGCTGGTTAGTCTTGTTTCTGGAATTAAACTTTGTGCAGGTAACAAGGACGGATGGACATGGAAAGGCGACACCGGGAGAGGCTTTTCAACCAAGTCCGCTTATGAAGTTATTAAAGAACAAGCAAACGAGACAACGGAGGTGGTGGAGGAAATTGATACTAGTATgaag AACATGAGCGTGAGTTGTAGTGGTGGCGGCGCTACTGCTCGGCGTTTGGATCCGGCGTTGTGTGCAGGAGCGGCGAATAGAGATGTTGCGTGGATAAACGAAGACAGGGACTTGGTGTGA